From a region of the Helianthus annuus cultivar XRQ/B chromosome 5, HanXRQr2.0-SUNRISE, whole genome shotgun sequence genome:
- the LOC110940567 gene encoding probable rRNA-processing protein EBP2 homolog — protein sequence MAVKKPSPKLLETMPEDLDMGPSESDPETESGSESESESEGDEDVKLAEPSKTAIYNKEGILDKLGDISWPEDVEWIHKLSLDIEQEQEVDVNDDLARELAFYTQALEGTRQAFTKFQAMGLPFLRPSDYYAEMVKTDTHMEKIKGRLLSEKRRIEEAEERRKARENKKKAKEVQAEKQKERTKQKKEEIESVKKWRKQRQQSGFQGGDKDGDMGLSFENGKESDTSKKNKRAGVSPWDRSGGKAKQSGGKDRKGGGGKRKSREFRDSKYGFGGKKGMKKQNTAETTNDFKGFSKGDGFQNKKRKK from the coding sequence ATGGCTGTAAAGAAACCCTCACCAAAGTTGTTGGAGACAATGCCAGAAGATCTTGATATGGGTCCTTCTGAATCTGATCCGGAAACAGAGTCAGGTTCAGAGTCTGAATCGGAATCGGAAGGGGATGAAGATGTGAAGTTAGCCGAACCGTCAAAAACCGCGATATATAACAAAGAAGGAATACTTGATAAACTTGGGGATATCAGTTGGCCGGAGGATGTGGAATGGATCCATAAACTTTCACTTGATATTGAACAAGAGCAAGAAGTAGACGTGAATGATGACCTGGCACGAGAGCTTGCGTTCTATACTCAAGCACTAGAGGGCACGAGGCAAGCCTTTACCAAGTTCCAAGCCATGGGCCTCCCGTTTCTCCGGCCGTCTGATTATTATGCTGAAATGGTGAAAACCGACACTCACATGGAGAAGATCAAGGGACGGCTTTTATCTGAAAAGAGAAGAATCGAGGAAGCTGAAGAGAGGAGGAAAGCTCGAGAGAACAAGAAGAAGGCGAAAGAAGTGCAAGCCGAAAAACAGAAGGAACGGACCAAACAGAAGAAAGAAGAGATAGAATCTGTTAAGAAGTGGAGGAAGCAACGACAACAGAGCGGGTTTCAAGGTGGTGACAAAGATGGTGACATGGGTTTGTCGTTTGAAAATGGAAAGGAATCGGATACGTCTAAGAAGAACAAACGGGCCGGGGTTTCACCGTGGGATAGGTCAGGTGGGAAAGCAAAGCAAAGTGGCGGGAAAGACCGAAAAGGAGGGGGTGGTAAGAGGAAAAGTAGAGAGTTTAGGGATTCAAAATATGGGTTTGGGGGGAAGAAAGGTATGAAGAAACAGAACACAGCTGAAACCACTAATGATTTTAAAGGGTTTAGCAAGGGCGACGGCTTCCAAAACAAGAAAAGAAAGAAGTGA